In Chrysoperla carnea chromosome 2, inChrCarn1.1, whole genome shotgun sequence, the following proteins share a genomic window:
- the LOC123292805 gene encoding uncharacterized MFS-type transporter C09D4.1-like produces the protein MGALKDPAKTIEDQKSTETISYRVYKRRWFMLFNFFAIFFINSAQWIQYTIIEDIVEKYYNISATMVNMTSVVYLITYLPLILPASYIMNKKGVRFALLLAAGGNFIGSWLKVFSSHPNGFYIGLIGQSILSVSQLFMLSMPPKLAGIWFDSNQMSTACTIGVFGTQLGAAAGFLVTPNVVNDHDNPDEIGQDLFMLFLIVAIITTIILILTFAFFQEEPPTPPSEAHKLKKQENEDNSNILQSYKRLLTNGPFLMLLSAYGLNIGIYNVINTLLNPILGPHFEDGAKFAGNIGLIIVASGSFSAVVFGIILDKTRRFKEVTIGIYVIF, from the exons ATGGGTGCCCTTAAAGATCCAGCGAAAACTATTGAAGATCAGAAATCAACAGAAACAATTTCATATCGTGTTTATAAACGCCGTTggtttatgttatttaatttttttgcaatattctttataaattcaGCACAATGGATTCAATATACAATTATTGAAGATATTGTtgagaaatattataatattagtgcGACAATGGTTAATATGacttctgtagtgtatttaatCACATATTTACCATTAATTTTACCAGCATCATATATCATGAACAAAAAG GGTGTTCGATTTGCGTTACTTTTAGCGGCCGGTGGTAATTTTATTGGATCTTGGCTAAAAGTATTTTCTTCACATCCAAATGGATTTTACATTGGATTAATCGGTCAATCAATATTATCCGTATCGCAATTGTTTATGTTAAGTATGCCACCAAAACTAGCTGGAATATGGTTTGATTCCAATCAAATGAGTACAGCATGCACGATTGGAGTATTTGGTACACAACTAGGTGCAGCTGCTGGATTTCTTGTAACACCAAATGTTGTAAATGATCATGATAATCCGGATGAAATTGGTCaagatttatttatgttatttttaattgtagcgATAATAACCACTATCATCTTAATATTGACATTTGCAT TTTTTCAAGAAGAACCTCCAACACCACCCAGTGAAGCACATAAACTGAAGAAACAAGAAAATGAAGATAATTCAAATATCTTACAATCATATAAAAGACTTTTGACAAATGGACCATTTTTAATGTTGTTAAGTGCCTATGGATTAAATATTGGTATTTATAATGTCATCAATACTTTGTTAAATCCAATACTTGGGCCACATTTT GAAGACGGTGCAAAATTTGCAGGAAATATTGGTTTAATTATAGTTGCCTCTGGAAGCTTTAGTGCTGTTGTGTTTGgaattattttagataaaactaGACGATTTAa AGAGGTAACCATTGGCATTTATGTAAT CTTCTGA
- the LOC123293997 gene encoding uncharacterized MFS-type transporter C09D4.1-like, protein MEILVYLSALILGFFVSGYMAVGFETGVELTYPETEFNSSGVLNSVSQTTGGLFTLLFTYILEITNDFWTNICMVVLLVIGTILTAFTKNVRKRQDALQQHKSVTENKAAKY, encoded by the exons ATGGAAATATTAGTATATTTATCAGCTCTGATTCTGgg attttttgttAGCGGTTATATGGCTGTTGGATTTGAAACTGGTGTTGAACTAACATACCCTGAAACTGAGTTTAATTCATCTGGTGTATTAAATTCAGTTTCACAAACAACTGGTGGTCTATTTACATtactttttacatatattttggaaataacGAATGACTTTTGGACTAATATCTGTATGGTAGTTTTATTAGTGATTGGAACAATTCTGACAGCTTTTACGAAAAATGTGCGTAAACGACAAGATGCATTACAGCAGCATAAAAGTGTTACAGAAAATAAAGCtgcaaaatattga
- the LOC123293991 gene encoding leucine-rich repeat-containing protein 58 produces the protein MENYTSDSSDNDNQNKIIDFSKLNQSEQVIEDNLEYILNSNKSSIQDIEIMVLSNNQLKIIPNSLSNFTCLKSLDISFTGVKSLPESLIQIPLSSLIAKNNQLRNETLPKLLPVTLKELNFSGNMFQYFPDQVLEMPILKYLYLGGNQINSIPKEVKKLTNLQILSMGGNKLAEIPASLGELRLLQALVLSDNEIESLPASLGNLHQLKSLLLHKNKLRTLPPDIIALKNLHELSLRDNPLVVQFVSDMTYNPATLMELAARVVKVAEIPYNPRTIPFTVCSYLNSAHCCVNPKCKGVYFDNRVEHIKFVDFCGKYRIPLLQYLCSSKCAATGSIDKSMAGPSQLPNRQMLRKVLLG, from the exons atggaaaattatacaTCAGATAGTAGTGACAatgataatcaaaataaaataattgatttctcaaaattaaatcaaagtGAACAAGTGATCGAAGACAATTTAGAATacatattaaattcaaataaatcatcTATACAAGATATTGAAATTATGGTATTAAGTAATAaccaattgaaaataataccaaATAGTTTATCAAACTTTACATGTTTAAAATCATTAGATATTAGTTTTACTGGTGTTAAAAGTTTACCCGAATCATTAATACAAATACCATTATCTTCATTGATtgctaaaaataatcaattacgTAATGAAACTTTACCAAAATTATTACCAGTaactttaaaagaattaaattttagtggaaatatgtttcaatattTTCCGGATCAAGTGTTAGAAATGccaatattgaaatatttatatttaggtggtaatcaaattaattcaataccaaaagaagtaaaaaagttaacaaa tTTACAAATACTATCAATGGGAGGAAATAAACTGGCCGAAATACCAGCATCACTTGGAGAATTAAGACTTCTACAGGCATTAGTTCTAAGTGACAATGAAATTGAATCATTACCAGCCAGCCTTGGAAATTTACATCAATTGAAATCATTACTATTACATAAGAATAAACTTCGGACACTTCCACCAGATATCATAgcacttaaaaatttacatgag ttaaGTTTGCGTGATAATCCACTTGTAGTACAATTCGTAAGTGATATGACATATAATCCAGCAACATTAATGGAACTGGCAGCACGTGTTGTAAAAGTAGCTGAAATACCATACAATCCCAGAACAATACCATTCACTGTTTGCAGTTATTTAAATAGCGCACACTGTTGCGTGAACCCCAAATGTAAAG GTGTGTACTTCGATAATCGAGTGGAACATATTAAATTCGtcgatttttgtggaaaatatcGAATACccttattacaatatttatgttCATCCAAATGTGCAGCTACAGGCAGTATTGATAAATCAATGGCTGGACCAAGTCAACTTCCTAATAGACAAATGTTACGAAAAGTTCTATTGGGttaa